One Nitrospirota bacterium DNA segment encodes these proteins:
- a CDS encoding long-chain fatty acid--CoA ligase — protein sequence MTSRWVTSYEEGIPQTLTYPAGPLHDLLSASASRFPSHTALVFYGRRYTYLDVERATNRFANALSRLGVRKGDRVAVMLPNTPQAVIAYYGALKIGAVVVQVNPLYVEREIEQQVRDAEARVLVALDLFYPRIDPIRVSSGLETVIVTSVKDALPWHLALLYPLKAWREGTRVTIPKTPPVYRFEAMLAASGDEAPRTEVGPEDLALLQYTGGTTGVPKGVMLTHRNLVANTMQCRAWMPSLRDGQEVFLGVIPFFHVYGMTACMNLAIATGGSIVLLPRFVTKDVLRAIVKFRATLFMGVQAMYVAINTFPDVGRYDLSSIRICISGAGPLHAEVQDRFEALTGGKVVEGFGLSEASPVTHVTPIFGKRKKGTIGLPLPDTDAKVVDVESGTRELPVGEAGELIVRGPQVMRGYWRRPEESAAVVHDGWLHTGDIATVDDEGYFAIVDRKKDMIKSKGENVYPREVEEVLYRHPKVKDAVVVGIPEEFMGEMIKAYVVLKDGESATENEIIDFCARELARFKVPKAVEFRRELPRTMVGKVLRRVLLEEELKKRHALVG from the coding sequence ATGACTTCCCGTTGGGTGACGTCGTACGAGGAAGGCATTCCTCAGACTCTTACGTATCCCGCGGGTCCGCTTCACGATCTTCTGTCGGCCTCCGCATCCCGATTCCCTTCTCATACCGCGTTGGTTTTTTACGGTCGTCGGTACACCTACCTCGATGTCGAACGAGCGACCAATCGGTTCGCCAACGCGTTGAGCCGTCTCGGGGTCCGCAAAGGCGACCGGGTCGCGGTCATGCTGCCGAACACGCCGCAGGCCGTGATCGCCTACTACGGGGCGCTCAAGATCGGGGCGGTCGTGGTCCAGGTGAACCCGCTGTATGTCGAACGCGAGATCGAGCAGCAGGTCCGAGACGCCGAGGCCCGCGTCCTGGTCGCGCTGGATCTGTTCTATCCCCGTATCGATCCGATTCGAGTGAGCTCGGGGTTGGAGACGGTGATCGTCACGTCGGTGAAAGACGCGTTGCCGTGGCATCTCGCGTTGCTGTATCCCCTCAAGGCCTGGCGCGAGGGAACGAGGGTGACGATTCCCAAGACGCCGCCGGTATATCGGTTCGAGGCCATGCTGGCGGCGTCCGGGGACGAGGCTCCGCGGACCGAGGTAGGACCCGAGGATCTCGCGCTCCTGCAGTACACCGGCGGAACGACCGGCGTTCCCAAAGGCGTCATGTTGACCCACCGCAACCTGGTCGCGAACACGATGCAGTGCCGGGCCTGGATGCCGTCGTTGCGCGACGGGCAAGAGGTGTTTCTGGGGGTGATCCCGTTCTTCCACGTCTATGGAATGACGGCCTGCATGAATTTGGCGATCGCGACCGGCGGGTCGATCGTGTTGCTCCCCCGCTTCGTCACCAAAGACGTCCTCCGCGCCATCGTGAAGTTTCGCGCGACGCTGTTCATGGGTGTCCAGGCGATGTACGTCGCGATCAACACCTTTCCGGATGTGGGACGCTACGATCTCTCGTCCATCCGGATCTGCATCAGCGGGGCGGGCCCGTTGCACGCGGAGGTGCAGGACCGGTTCGAGGCGCTGACGGGCGGGAAAGTGGTCGAGGGGTTCGGGCTGAGCGAGGCGTCGCCGGTGACCCACGTCACGCCCATTTTCGGGAAGCGCAAGAAGGGTACGATCGGTCTGCCGCTGCCGGACACCGACGCGAAGGTCGTCGACGTGGAGTCGGGAACCCGGGAGCTCCCGGTTGGCGAAGCCGGTGAGTTGATCGTGAGGGGCCCTCAGGTCATGAGGGGCTACTGGCGGAGGCCCGAGGAAAGCGCGGCGGTCGTGCACGACGGCTGGTTGCATACCGGCGACATCGCGACGGTCGACGACGAGGGGTACTTTGCGATCGTCGATCGCAAAAAGGATATGATCAAGAGCAAGGGAGAGAACGTGTACCCGCGCGAGGTGGAGGAGGTGTTGTACCGCCATCCCAAGGTCAAGGACGCGGTGGTGGTCGGCATCCCCGAAGAGTTCATGGGGGAGATGATCAAAGCCTACGTCGTGCTGAAGGACGGAGAATCCGCGACGGAAAACGAGATCATCGATTTCTGCGCGCGGGAGCTCGCGAGGTTCAAGGTGCCCAAAGCGGTCGAGTTTCGCCGGGAGTTGCCGAGGACGATGGTCGGCAAGGTGCTCCGGCGAGTGTTGTTGGAAGAGGAACTCAAGAAGCGGCATGCCCTGGTGGGCTAG
- a CDS encoding YqgE/AlgH family protein: MTASLEKGTLLIAGPGMYDPNFRQSVILLCEHNDRGSMGLVINRPTELVLTEAVHQLSGAERDDVIYSGGPVQPDHLLILIRAGWEPPSSHHVFSDVYLGTDLATLRSLVSGDEPSETPPEQGSGSGLFSDAAFRGYAGYAGWSPGQLDGELATESWIVVPGDSKWIFDADPKVVWPELMRSLGPKHAVYATMPRDPHLN; encoded by the coding sequence ATGACTGCTTCGCTTGAAAAAGGCACGCTGCTGATCGCCGGCCCGGGAATGTACGACCCCAACTTCAGGCAGTCGGTGATCCTGTTGTGCGAGCACAACGACCGCGGCAGCATGGGCCTGGTGATCAACCGCCCGACCGAGCTCGTGCTCACCGAAGCCGTGCACCAGCTCTCCGGCGCGGAGCGCGATGACGTCATCTACTCCGGAGGTCCCGTCCAGCCCGATCACTTGTTGATCCTCATCCGCGCGGGCTGGGAGCCTCCGTCGTCACATCACGTCTTCTCCGACGTGTACCTCGGCACGGACCTGGCCACGTTGCGGTCGCTCGTGTCCGGGGACGAGCCTTCCGAGACCCCGCCGGAGCAGGGCTCGGGGTCGGGCCTGTTCTCCGACGCCGCGTTTCGCGGATACGCCGGGTACGCGGGCTGGTCGCCCGGGCAGCTCGACGGAGAGCTGGCGACGGAGTCGTGGATCGTCGTCCCGGGCGATTCCAAGTGGATCTTCGACGCAGATCCCAAGGTCGTCTGGCCGGAATTGATGCGTTCGTTGGGTCCCAAACACGCGGTGTACGCCACCATGCCGCGTGATCCGCATCTGAACTGA